The Roseovarius indicus genome has a segment encoding these proteins:
- the alr gene encoding alanine racemase, with translation MGTGKLTIDLGAIRTNWRNLAAMNSGETSAVVKADGYGLGAGKVARALQKEGARTFFVAMAEEGAALRQELGPDPVINVFSGHMPGDADMIHDTGLVPMINSIDQLIRHVEALPGHPFGIQLDSGMNRLGMEPAEWGAVAQVALEQRPTLLMSHLACADEPDHPMNAQQLKTFTELTDGLGVPRSLANTGGVLLGPDYHFEMTRPGIGAYGGLPYIDAAPVVTLDIPVIQCRNLVKGETVGYANSFTAERETRIATVSAGYADGILRALGPKTHLYAGDTPCPIAGRISMDLIGVDITDLPSGSDPATLELMGRHQSIDTLADNADTIGYEILTSLGPRYSRRYIGG, from the coding sequence ATGGGTACCGGAAAACTGACAATCGATCTCGGTGCGATCCGCACCAACTGGCGCAACCTCGCGGCGATGAACTCGGGCGAAACCTCTGCCGTGGTCAAGGCCGACGGCTACGGCCTCGGCGCCGGCAAGGTGGCGCGCGCCCTGCAAAAGGAAGGCGCCCGCACCTTCTTCGTCGCCATGGCCGAGGAAGGCGCAGCCCTGCGCCAGGAACTGGGGCCAGACCCCGTCATCAACGTGTTTTCCGGCCACATGCCGGGCGATGCCGACATGATTCACGACACCGGCCTCGTGCCGATGATCAACTCCATCGACCAGCTCATCCGCCATGTCGAGGCGCTGCCGGGCCACCCGTTCGGCATCCAGCTCGATTCGGGCATGAACCGGCTGGGGATGGAGCCCGCCGAATGGGGCGCCGTGGCCCAGGTCGCGCTCGAACAGCGCCCCACCCTCCTGATGAGCCACCTCGCCTGCGCCGACGAGCCCGACCACCCGATGAACGCGCAGCAGCTCAAGACCTTCACCGAGCTCACCGACGGGCTCGGCGTGCCCCGGTCGCTGGCCAATACCGGCGGCGTGCTCCTCGGCCCCGACTACCATTTCGAGATGACCCGCCCCGGCATCGGCGCCTATGGCGGCCTGCCCTATATCGACGCGGCCCCCGTGGTCACGCTCGACATCCCCGTCATCCAGTGCCGCAACCTCGTGAAGGGCGAAACCGTGGGCTATGCCAACAGCTTCACAGCCGAGCGTGAAACCCGCATCGCCACCGTCTCGGCGGGCTACGCCGACGGCATCCTGCGCGCCCTCGGGCCCAAAACCCACCTCTACGCGGGCGACACGCCCTGCCCGATCGCCGGCCGCATCTCGATGGACCTGATCGGCGTCGACATCACCGACCTGCCCTCCGGCTCCGACCCGGCCACGCTCGAGCTCATGGGCCGGCACCAGTCGATCGACACGCTCGCCGACAATGCCGACACCATCGGCTACGAGATCCTCACCTCCCTCGGCCCCCGCTATTCCCGACGGTATATCGGCGGATGA
- a CDS encoding class I SAM-dependent methyltransferase, which translates to MDARLQLRVQRYGWDAAATHYEDSWRGNLEAVQQHMLAMADLAPGQQVLETAAGTGLVTFPAARAIAPGGHVTATDLSGEMVTRGTTQAAWLGIPNVSFERQNAEALTFPDASFDRALCALGLMYMPDPDAALAEMKRTLRPGGRAALAVWGERRNCGWSAIFPITDARVQSEVCPMFFGLGAPGALRAATEGAGFTGYGEARLSTTLHFASDTDLLAAVIDGGPVAMAAKRFDPDTRSDVETEFLASVASHKTGEAYAIPGEFVIATATA; encoded by the coding sequence ATGGACGCCCGCCTGCAACTCCGCGTGCAGCGCTACGGATGGGATGCCGCCGCCACACACTACGAAGACAGCTGGCGCGGCAATCTCGAAGCCGTCCAGCAGCACATGCTCGCCATGGCCGACCTCGCCCCGGGCCAGCAGGTGCTGGAAACCGCCGCCGGCACCGGCCTCGTCACCTTCCCCGCCGCCCGCGCCATCGCCCCCGGCGGCCATGTCACCGCCACCGACCTCTCCGGCGAAATGGTCACCCGCGGCACCACCCAGGCCGCCTGGCTGGGCATCCCCAACGTCAGTTTCGAGCGCCAGAACGCCGAGGCGCTCACCTTCCCCGATGCCAGCTTCGACCGCGCCCTCTGCGCGCTGGGCCTGATGTACATGCCCGACCCCGACGCGGCCCTTGCGGAAATGAAACGCACCCTCCGCCCCGGTGGCCGCGCGGCCCTCGCGGTCTGGGGCGAGCGCCGAAACTGCGGCTGGTCCGCCATCTTCCCCATCACCGACGCCCGCGTGCAATCCGAGGTGTGCCCCATGTTCTTCGGCCTCGGCGCCCCCGGCGCCCTCCGCGCCGCAACCGAAGGCGCCGGCTTTACCGGCTATGGCGAGGCCCGCCTCTCCACCACCCTGCACTTTGCCTCCGATACCGACCTCCTCGCCGCGGTGATCGACGGCGGCCCCGTCGCCATGGCCGCCAAGCGCTTCGACCCCGACACCCGCTCCGACGTCGAAACCGAATTCCTCGCCTCCGTTGCCAGCCACAAAACCGGCGAAGCCTACGCAATCCCCGGCGAATTCGTCATCGCCACCGCCACCGCCTGA
- a CDS encoding OsmC family protein, protein MAKDNEPDSAADIRAKHARMIKVFESRPDAAFSSKAAQATVGAGLRCDFTQGDETAVMDMPEIMGGTNTGPTPGFYARAGIAGCLGIGIKMTAINQGLDLAAIDIAIETDFDDAAMFGLGPNTAAPLETRLAITLTSDEPEDALRALVDTAMNRDPWFLALRDAQKVVTDLTLTR, encoded by the coding sequence ATGGCCAAGGACAACGAACCCGACAGCGCCGCCGACATCCGCGCCAAGCACGCCCGCATGATCAAGGTGTTCGAAAGCCGCCCCGACGCGGCCTTCAGCAGCAAGGCCGCCCAGGCCACGGTGGGCGCCGGCCTGCGCTGCGACTTCACGCAAGGCGACGAAACGGCGGTCATGGACATGCCCGAGATCATGGGCGGCACCAATACCGGCCCCACCCCCGGCTTCTACGCCCGCGCCGGCATCGCCGGCTGCCTCGGCATCGGCATCAAGATGACCGCCATCAACCAAGGGCTCGACCTCGCCGCCATCGACATCGCCATCGAAACCGACTTCGACGACGCGGCGATGTTCGGCCTCGGCCCCAACACCGCCGCGCCCCTGGAAACCCGCCTCGCCATCACCCTCACCTCCGACGAACCCGAAGACGCCCTGCGCGCCCTCGTCGACACCGCCATGAACCGCGACCCGTGGTTCCTCGCCCTGCGCGACGCGCAAAAGGTCGTCACCGACCTCACCCTCACACGCTGA
- a CDS encoding replicative DNA helicase → MSNVASFNATGAEATETESLPHSIEAEQQLLGAILTNNDVYDRVASIIGPHHFHEPVHARIYETAAARIGKGNLASPVTLKTFLEDDEGLAELGGPAYLVRLAGAAISSFAARDYAQMIYDMAIRRELIELGHDIAGRAAKADVQVEPRDQIVEAEQKLYALSEQGQAERGFQSFLSAVKDAVSVANAAYQREGGLAGISTGLIDMDRKLGGLHKSDLLILAGRPSMGKTSLATNIAFNIAKAYKRGTRNDGTEGAIEGGVVGFYSLEMSAEQLAARVLSEASEIPSEQIRKGDMTEGEFRKFVEAAKTLETCPLYIDDTPALPISQLAARARRLKRTHGLDVLIIDYLQLVRPSSAKDSRVNEVSEITQGLKAIAKELDIPVIALSQLSRQVESRDDKRPQLSDLRESGSIEQDADVVMFVYREEYYVEREKPSEDRLEEMAAWQERMERLHGKAEVVIGKQRHGPIGTVELSFEGQFTRFGNLVKPWQQGNDAEF, encoded by the coding sequence ATGAGCAATGTCGCAAGCTTCAACGCCACCGGCGCTGAAGCCACGGAAACCGAGTCTCTACCGCACTCGATCGAGGCCGAGCAGCAGCTTCTGGGCGCGATCCTGACGAACAACGATGTCTATGACCGGGTCGCCAGCATCATCGGCCCGCACCATTTTCACGAGCCCGTCCACGCCCGCATCTACGAAACCGCCGCCGCCCGCATCGGCAAGGGCAACCTCGCCTCGCCGGTCACGCTCAAGACCTTCCTCGAAGACGATGAAGGCCTCGCCGAGCTGGGCGGCCCCGCCTATCTCGTGCGCCTCGCCGGCGCCGCGATCTCCTCCTTCGCGGCCCGCGACTACGCCCAGATGATCTACGACATGGCGATCCGGCGCGAGCTCATCGAGCTCGGCCACGACATCGCCGGCCGCGCCGCCAAGGCCGACGTCCAGGTCGAACCCCGCGACCAGATCGTCGAGGCCGAACAGAAGCTCTACGCCCTCTCCGAACAGGGCCAGGCCGAACGCGGCTTCCAGAGCTTCCTCAGCGCCGTCAAGGATGCCGTCAGCGTCGCCAACGCCGCCTACCAGCGCGAAGGCGGCCTCGCCGGCATCTCCACCGGCCTCATCGACATGGACCGCAAGCTGGGCGGCCTTCACAAGTCCGACCTCCTGATCCTCGCCGGCCGCCCCTCGATGGGGAAAACCTCGCTCGCCACCAACATCGCCTTCAACATCGCCAAGGCCTACAAGCGCGGCACCCGCAACGACGGCACCGAAGGCGCGATCGAAGGCGGCGTCGTCGGCTTCTACTCGCTCGAGATGAGCGCCGAACAGCTCGCCGCCCGTGTCCTCTCCGAGGCCTCCGAAATCCCGTCCGAGCAGATCCGCAAGGGCGACATGACCGAGGGCGAGTTCCGCAAGTTCGTCGAGGCCGCCAAGACGCTCGAAACCTGCCCGCTCTATATCGACGACACGCCCGCCCTGCCGATCTCGCAATTGGCCGCCCGCGCCCGCCGCCTCAAGCGCACCCACGGGCTCGACGTGCTGATCATCGACTACCTGCAGCTCGTCCGCCCCTCCTCGGCCAAGGACAGCCGGGTGAACGAGGTCTCCGAGATCACCCAGGGCCTGAAGGCCATCGCCAAGGAGCTCGACATCCCCGTCATCGCCCTCTCGCAGCTCTCGCGCCAGGTCGAAAGCCGCGACGACAAGCGCCCGCAGCTCTCCGACCTCCGCGAATCCGGCTCGATCGAACAGGACGCCGACGTCGTGATGTTCGTCTACCGCGAGGAATACTACGTCGAGCGCGAGAAACCCTCCGAGGACCGGCTCGAGGAAATGGCCGCCTGGCAGGAACGCATGGAACGCCTCCACGGCAAGGCCGAGGTCGTCATCGGCAAACAGCGCCACGGCCCCATCGGCACGGTCGAGCTCTCCTTCGAGGGCCAGTTCACCCGCTTCGGCAACCTCGTCAAACCCTGGCAACAGGGCAACGACGCGGAGTTCTGA
- a CDS encoding orotate phosphoribosyltransferase, translating to MIPSSYPPKDEIARLTARMLLEIEAVHFNADEPFTLASGLPSPTYIDCRKLISFPRIRATLMDFLTVTVMRDAGFEAFDNIAGGETAGIPFAALVAERMALPMTYVRKKPKGYGRNARIEGAMSEGQRVLLVEDLTTDGGSKLSFVDAIRETGATCAHTGVIFYYGIFPETVKTLGDHGVNLHYLCTWWDVLAEAREQGAFSKATLDGVERFLNDPRAWQEARK from the coding sequence ATGATCCCCAGCAGCTACCCCCCGAAAGACGAAATCGCCCGCCTCACCGCGCGGATGCTGCTCGAGATCGAGGCGGTGCATTTCAACGCCGACGAGCCCTTCACGCTTGCCTCCGGCCTGCCTTCGCCCACCTATATCGACTGCCGCAAGCTCATCTCCTTCCCGCGCATCCGCGCGACGCTGATGGATTTCCTCACCGTCACCGTGATGCGCGACGCCGGCTTCGAGGCCTTCGACAACATCGCCGGCGGCGAGACCGCGGGCATCCCCTTCGCCGCCCTCGTCGCCGAACGTATGGCCCTGCCCATGACCTATGTCCGCAAGAAGCCCAAGGGCTACGGCCGCAACGCGCGAATCGAGGGTGCCATGTCCGAGGGCCAGCGCGTCCTCCTCGTCGAAGACCTCACCACCGACGGCGGATCGAAGCTTTCCTTCGTCGACGCCATCCGCGAAACCGGCGCCACCTGTGCCCATACCGGCGTCATCTTCTACTACGGCATCTTCCCCGAAACCGTGAAAACCTTGGGCGATCACGGGGTTAACCTGCACTACCTCTGCACCTGGTGGGACGTGCTCGCCGAGGCCCGCGAACAGGGCGCCTTTTCCAAAGCCACCCTCGACGGCGTCGAGCGTTTCCTCAACGATCCCCGCGCCTGGCAGGAGGCCCGCAAATAA
- a CDS encoding calcium-binding protein produces the protein MPKTSNPVTFADIIGNALGEVLTGTPNDDLIRGEGGNDTLYGEGGEDRVYGGIGDDSIKGGADDDALLGDAGNDTLLGQNGDDSLKGGADDDWLYGNNGNDTLLGQNGDDTLDSSNGNDSLFGNNGNDRLYGGPANDWLDGGHGEDWLEGGNGHDTLHGGTSDDSLGGGYQDDELYGGNGHDSLSGNLGADTLYGGDGDDILNGESSYWFFPEEGDDPEPSGIGQNDLIYGGAGNDTLYGLFGDDELHGGTGHDRLSGDYGDDSLYGDDGHDHLDGGIGDDSLDGGPGNDTLRGRSGDDTLDGGLGNDLLRSGDTMNGGSGNDTIEGGTLVTGGPGADIFQTFGLDSSNNMLVVTGITVTDFQNGTDLIRVSVPYEALTVSQSGGNTIISHDGAEIITLLGETGPIDATDFEIDLEGDDGSDTLIGGPNDDMLVGLNGDDFLAGGGGNDSLRGDAGNDTLNGGSGNDTLLGGVGTDTLNGGNGNDLLDAHSAFDTLNGGFGNDTLIGGVGNDTYTGGPGADVFAFRTIDYGDDTITDFDNGTDLIRLGSSYRPVAFEDLTIDQTGGDTVITWDAADITITLEGETGVIDENDFILF, from the coding sequence ATGCCCAAGACCAGTAATCCCGTCACCTTCGCAGACATCATCGGCAACGCCCTCGGCGAAGTCCTGACCGGCACCCCGAACGACGACCTCATCCGCGGCGAGGGCGGCAACGACACCCTCTATGGCGAAGGCGGCGAAGACCGCGTCTATGGCGGCATCGGCGATGACAGCATCAAGGGCGGCGCAGACGATGACGCGCTGCTCGGCGATGCCGGCAATGACACCCTCCTCGGCCAGAACGGCGATGACAGCCTCAAGGGCGGCGCCGATGACGACTGGCTCTACGGCAACAACGGCAACGACACCCTGCTCGGCCAGAACGGAGACGACACGCTCGACAGCAGCAACGGCAATGACAGCCTCTTCGGCAACAACGGCAACGACCGGCTCTACGGCGGCCCGGCCAACGACTGGCTCGACGGCGGCCATGGCGAGGATTGGCTCGAGGGCGGCAACGGGCATGACACGCTGCATGGCGGCACCAGCGACGACAGCCTCGGCGGCGGCTATCAGGACGACGAACTCTACGGCGGCAACGGCCACGACAGCCTCTCCGGCAACCTCGGCGCAGACACCCTTTATGGCGGGGATGGCGACGACATCCTGAACGGCGAGAGCTCCTATTGGTTCTTCCCCGAAGAGGGCGACGACCCCGAACCCTCCGGCATCGGCCAGAACGACCTGATCTATGGCGGCGCCGGCAACGACACGCTCTACGGGCTGTTCGGCGATGACGAGTTGCATGGCGGCACCGGCCACGACAGGCTCTCCGGTGACTATGGCGATGACAGCCTCTACGGCGACGACGGGCACGACCATCTGGACGGCGGGATAGGCGACGACAGCCTCGACGGCGGCCCCGGCAACGACACCCTCCGGGGCCGGTCCGGCGACGACACCCTTGATGGCGGGCTCGGCAACGACCTGCTGCGTTCCGGCGACACCATGAACGGCGGCAGCGGCAACGATACGATCGAAGGCGGCACCCTCGTGACCGGTGGCCCCGGTGCGGATATCTTCCAGACCTTCGGCCTCGATAGCTCCAACAACATGCTGGTCGTCACCGGCATCACGGTCACAGATTTTCAGAACGGCACCGACCTGATCCGCGTTTCTGTCCCCTACGAGGCGTTGACCGTCTCGCAGTCTGGCGGCAACACGATCATCAGCCACGACGGCGCCGAGATCATCACCCTTCTCGGCGAGACCGGCCCCATCGACGCAACCGATTTCGAAATCGACCTCGAGGGGGACGACGGCAGCGACACCCTCATCGGCGGCCCCAACGACGATATGCTCGTGGGCCTGAACGGCGACGATTTCCTCGCCGGCGGCGGCGGCAATGACAGCCTCAGGGGCGACGCCGGCAACGACACGCTCAACGGCGGCTCCGGCAATGACACCCTTCTCGGCGGCGTCGGCACCGACACACTCAACGGCGGCAATGGCAACGACCTGCTCGACGCGCACTCGGCCTTCGACACGCTCAACGGTGGCTTCGGCAACGACACCCTCATCGGCGGCGTGGGCAACGACACCTACACCGGCGGCCCCGGCGCGGATGTCTTCGCCTTCCGCACTATTGACTATGGCGACGACACGATCACCGATTTCGATAACGGCACCGACCTGATCCGCCTCGGAAGCAGCTATCGGCCGGTCGCTTTCGAAGACCTCACGATCGACCAGACGGGCGGCGACACCGTCATCACCTGGGACGCCGCCGATATCACCATCACGCTCGAAGGCGAAACCGGAGTCATCGACGAAAACGACTTCATCCTCTTCTGA
- a CDS encoding calcium-binding protein, whose translation MSTTTITGFSNTYDSDTDSIVSVDSNVELTVVGPDGTSFTYSVDDFSPDSLPLISVTDDAYAFYIDGQRIPDDVDVSLGLVTWGNGNQTVVLEINYAIPDTETDISFVFRLAGDPLPTIDTPADFNALSNSITNIQIAPSPYAPGDTIVWASLPSAQTTLDDLIIDGNNGNLIDGGAGDDTIFGNGGNDTLWGRDGEDELTGGPSDDILNGGPDFDEVHYENDPAGVTVDLSTRSATDGYGGSDILLFNEAVRGSLFADSLTGDEGENHFRGLDGDDFIDGHDGHDVVRYDKDADYGGTAGVTVDLADGFAIDGFGSTDTLRNIESARGSDFNDLLIGDAMANRLVGLAGDDELFGGGGEDTIEGGEGDDFVKGGGGADTIDGGAGDDYIYGQNGSDVINGGADNDTMIGNNGEDTMNGDAGNDSIKGGFNWDTIDGGSGDDTVLGQNGYDTVSGGLGDDSVLGNNGRDRLYGNAGEDTVLGGSGNDFMHGGPDNDTMMGGTGRDTIIGGFGDDVLTGDNGPDLFVFNPDVGTGDDTITDFEDGFDTILIAGSTEFSDLSIDEIDGNTVVSWEGGSVTLTDVTGVIDENDFTFS comes from the coding sequence ATGTCCACCACCACGATCACCGGCTTTTCGAACACCTATGACAGCGACACCGACAGCATCGTTTCGGTCGACTCCAATGTCGAACTGACGGTCGTCGGCCCCGACGGCACCAGCTTCACCTATTCCGTCGACGACTTCTCGCCCGACAGCCTGCCGCTCATCTCGGTCACTGACGACGCCTATGCCTTCTACATCGACGGCCAGCGGATCCCCGACGATGTCGACGTCTCGCTCGGTCTGGTGACATGGGGCAACGGCAACCAGACCGTCGTGCTCGAAATCAACTACGCGATCCCGGATACCGAGACCGACATCAGCTTCGTCTTCCGCCTCGCCGGCGACCCGCTGCCGACGATCGACACCCCGGCCGATTTCAACGCGCTGAGCAACAGCATCACCAACATCCAGATCGCGCCCTCGCCCTATGCCCCCGGCGACACCATCGTCTGGGCCAGCCTGCCCTCGGCGCAGACCACGCTCGACGACCTCATCATCGACGGCAATAACGGCAACCTGATCGACGGCGGCGCCGGCGACGACACCATCTTCGGCAATGGCGGCAACGACACGCTCTGGGGCCGCGACGGCGAAGACGAGCTCACCGGCGGCCCGAGCGACGACATCCTGAATGGCGGCCCCGATTTCGACGAGGTCCACTACGAGAATGACCCCGCCGGCGTGACCGTCGACCTCTCCACCCGCAGCGCCACCGACGGGTATGGCGGGTCCGACATCCTGCTCTTCAACGAGGCGGTCCGCGGCTCTCTCTTCGCCGACAGCCTGACCGGCGACGAGGGCGAAAACCATTTCCGCGGCCTCGACGGCGACGACTTCATCGACGGTCACGACGGCCACGACGTCGTGCGCTACGACAAGGATGCCGACTACGGCGGCACCGCGGGCGTCACGGTCGACCTCGCCGACGGCTTCGCGATCGACGGCTTCGGCAGCACCGACACCCTGCGCAACATCGAAAGCGCACGGGGCTCCGACTTCAACGACCTGCTGATCGGCGACGCCATGGCCAACCGGCTTGTCGGGCTCGCCGGCGACGACGAGCTCTTCGGCGGCGGCGGCGAAGACACGATCGAGGGCGGCGAAGGCGACGACTTTGTCAAGGGCGGCGGCGGCGCCGACACGATCGACGGCGGCGCAGGCGACGATTACATCTACGGCCAGAACGGCAGCGACGTGATCAACGGCGGCGCCGACAACGACACCATGATCGGCAACAACGGCGAAGACACCATGAATGGCGACGCTGGCAACGACTCGATCAAGGGCGGCTTCAACTGGGACACGATCGATGGCGGCTCCGGCGACGACACCGTCCTCGGCCAGAACGGCTACGACACCGTCTCGGGCGGCCTGGGCGATGACAGCGTGCTCGGCAACAACGGCCGCGACCGGCTCTACGGCAATGCCGGCGAAGACACCGTGCTCGGCGGCAGCGGCAACGACTTCATGCATGGCGGCCCCGACAACGACACGATGATGGGCGGCACCGGCCGCGACACCATCATCGGCGGTTTCGGCGACGACGTGCTGACCGGCGACAACGGCCCCGACCTCTTCGTCTTCAACCCCGATGTCGGCACCGGCGACGACACGATCACCGATTTCGAAGACGGGTTCGACACGATCCTGATCGCCGGCTCGACCGAGTTCTCCGACCTCTCGATAGACGAGATCGACGGCAACACCGTCGTCTCCTGGGAAGGCGGCTCGGTGACGCTCACCGACGTGACCGGCGTGATCGACGAGAACGATTTCACCTTCAGCTGA